The nucleotide sequence GCCAGGATGTCGGCCGACAGATAATAAGCGGGCAGCGTCTTCAACGCTTCTTCCACCGCCGGGCTGAAACTGACAATGGCTCTGGGCCCGACGGTTTTTAGCAGCGCTTTATTGAGGAGAAAGCTAAGCGAGGCCATGAGACAAGCAATAACGTAGGCCATATTCCCTCTGGCTGGTAGATTGCTGGATAGTGTTAGTTTTCCCGCCGCCGGTCAGCTTTATTCCTTTACGGGAGCACCGACAACGGATTTACTGGCTGGCCGCCGCGGCGGACCTCAAAGTGCAGATGCGGCCCGGTGGAATAACCGGTGTTACCCATGTAGGCGATAAGCTGACCGGTCTCGACATACTGGCCGAGCGTCACCACATAGTCGGCCAGATGACCATACAGGGTGGTGTATTCAGCGCCGTGCTCAATCATGACCGTGTAACCATAACCACCCTTCCAGCCGGTAAAAATCACGCGACCGGCGCGGGCCGCCCGGACGGGCGTGCCGATGTCGTTGGCGATGTCAAGACCGGCGTGAAGCCGGCCCCAGCGCTGACCGAAGAGTGAGGAAATCTCGCCCTGCGTCGGCCAGATGAAGCGGAAACCAGCGCCCCGGGTCGCCACATGGCCGTAGCGGACCCGCCCGCCGGGAACAAACACTTTTTCGCCGACGGCAAGAAAATCATTTTGTTTGCCATTGGCCTCACGAATCCGCTCCACCTCGACGCCGTAAAGATTGGCAAGACGCCAGAGCGTATCACCGAAAACAACGGTATGGAGCACCCCTTTTTGGGGCAGAATGACCAGCTCGTCCCCCGGATAAACCGTATCGCCACTAATATTGGGGTTGGCGGCAAGCAGGGTCTCGACATCGACACCGTAACGGGCAGCGATGTCGCTCAGCGTTTCGCCCGCCACTACCGTATGGGTACGAATTTGGGGCGCTTGGTGTTTTTCTGCTGCCGCTTTTGGCGCCAGCGGTTCAGCAGGCACAGCAAGACCTGCCGGCTGCGCGTTGTTGGGTCGCTCGACCGCTGCGGCCGGCCCTACCAAGCTCAGACCGCCGATCAGAACGCTAAAGGCCAGTACGGCCACCAAAACGAACGAGGCGGGCATGGCAGCTAGTATCTGCCGGTTCAAAGGCTATCACCTCGGTAAGATAGCATTGTCCGCCTGCCCGCAATTTATACATGCATTACCTTATTTTCCCTCATTTGGCAAACTACCCAGGGAACCGCGGAGGGAAGATTTATTTTAACCCACGCGATGAAATCGCGTCTCTGTACCCTCTGCGGTTAAATTTATTTATTTTCATTATTTGCGGTGCCAATTTATGACATGATTATCTCGGTGGTTAAAAATATACTTGCTGATGCAGCAAAAAAATAACCTCCTGGCTACACAGGAGGTTAGTGTACGTTATGACCGTTTTATAAACAGCGGTTTGCGGTCCAGTTTGTGAATGGCGTCAACAAAGCGAACCGTGCCGGTTTTGTAGCGCATGACGATCGAGTGAGTGCGCACCCCGCCGCCGAAGTAGCTGACGCCGCGCAATAGGTCGCCTTGGGTAATGGCGGTAGCGGCAAACATGACATCTTCACCATGAACAAGGTCGTCGATGGTGAGCACCTTGTTGATGTCGGTAATGCCCATTTGTTTGGCCCGTTCTACCTCAGCCTCATTTTCCGGCCACAGCTTGGCCTGCATATCGCCGCCCAGACATTTGAGGGCGGCGGCAGCAATGACGCCTTCAGGGGCGCCGCCGATACCGAGCAGCATATGGACACCCGTGCCTTCGATGGCAGCGTTGATCGCCGGGGAAACGTCGCCGTCGGAAATCAGTTTAATCCGCGCCCCCGCTTCCCGCACTTCCTGAATTATTTTATTGTGGCGGGGCCGGTCAAGGATAACGACCGTCAGATCTTCCACCTTGCGGTTGAGCGCGCTGGCAACGGCCTTTAAGTTTTCCCGCACCGGGGCATTAATATCAATTTTTCCGGCCGCGGCCGGGCCTACGGCAATTTTGTCCATATACATATCAGGTGCGTGCAGCAGCCCACCTTTGGGCGCGATGGCAATAACGGCGATTGAACCCGGCAGGCCCTTGGCCACCAGGTTGGTGCCTTCCAGTGGGTCAACGGCAATATCCACTTCCAGTCCGCCGGCGCCGACTTTTTCCCCAATATACAGCATCGGCGCTTCATCCATCTCGCCTTCGCCAATAACCACGGTGCCGCTGATGCTTACACTGTCAAAGGCCTGCCGCATGGCGTCAACGGCAGCCTGATCGGCGGCAATTTTGTCGCCTTTGCCCATCCAGCGCCCGCAGGCGATGGCCGCCGCTTCGGTAACCCGCACAAATTCCAGGGCTAGTTCGCGATCCATCCTCTTGTTCCATCTCCTCTCAACCAACATTACTGCATAGCTTTGCGCCAGTCTTCGAGAAACCGCGCAATGCCCGCATCGGTCAACGGGTGATTTAAAAGCGCCAGCAGCACTTTATATGGTACGGTGGCAATATGGGCGCCCGCCAAAGCCGCCTCGGTAACATGCAGGGGGTGTCGAATGCTGGCGGCAATAACTTCCGTTTCAATGCCATGAATAGCAAAGATGTCGGTCGTATCTTTCACCAGCTTCATGCCGTCATGACCGATATCGTCCAGCCGACCTACAAACGGGCTGACATAAGTGGCGCCGGCCCGGGCGGCCAGCAGGGCCTGATTGACGGAAAAAATAAGCGTGACATTGGTCTTAATCCCCTCGGCAGTCAGCGCGGCTACTGTTTTCAAACCATCAGCCGTTATCGGCACTTTGATTACCACATTGTCCCCGAGTTTGGCCAGTTCGCGCGCTTCCGCCACCATTTCGGCAAAGGTGACGCCAATAACTTCGGCGCTTACCGGCCCGGGAACAAGGCGGGCGATTTCCCGGATAACCGCCTTGACATCCTGCTTTTCCTTGGCAATTAGGGAAGGATTGGTTGTAACGCCGGCCACTACGCCGAGGGCCAAGGCTT is from Thermosinus carboxydivorans Nor1 and encodes:
- a CDS encoding M23 family metallopeptidase, encoding MNRQILAAMPASFVLVAVLAFSVLIGGLSLVGPAAAVERPNNAQPAGLAVPAEPLAPKAAAEKHQAPQIRTHTVVAGETLSDIAARYGVDVETLLAANPNISGDTVYPGDELVILPQKGVLHTVVFGDTLWRLANLYGVEVERIREANGKQNDFLAVGEKVFVPGGRVRYGHVATRGAGFRFIWPTQGEISSLFGQRWGRLHAGLDIANDIGTPVRAARAGRVIFTGWKGGYGYTVMIEHGAEYTTLYGHLADYVVTLGQYVETGQLIAYMGNTGYSTGPHLHFEVRRGGQPVNPLSVLP
- the glpX gene encoding class II fructose-bisphosphatase codes for the protein MDRELALEFVRVTEAAAIACGRWMGKGDKIAADQAAVDAMRQAFDSVSISGTVVIGEGEMDEAPMLYIGEKVGAGGLEVDIAVDPLEGTNLVAKGLPGSIAVIAIAPKGGLLHAPDMYMDKIAVGPAAAGKIDINAPVRENLKAVASALNRKVEDLTVVILDRPRHNKIIQEVREAGARIKLISDGDVSPAINAAIEGTGVHMLLGIGGAPEGVIAAAALKCLGGDMQAKLWPENEAEVERAKQMGITDINKVLTIDDLVHGEDVMFAATAITQGDLLRGVSYFGGGVRTHSIVMRYKTGTVRFVDAIHKLDRKPLFIKRS
- the fsa gene encoding fructose-6-phosphate aldolase; amino-acid sequence: MKFFLDTANIGEIKEALALGVVAGVTTNPSLIAKEKQDVKAVIREIARLVPGPVSAEVIGVTFAEMVAEARELAKLGDNVVIKVPITADGLKTVAALTAEGIKTNVTLIFSVNQALLAARAGATYVSPFVGRLDDIGHDGMKLVKDTTDIFAIHGIETEVIAASIRHPLHVTEAALAGAHIATVPYKVLLALLNHPLTDAGIARFLEDWRKAMQ